From Canis lupus dingo isolate Sandy chromosome 24, ASM325472v2, whole genome shotgun sequence, a single genomic window includes:
- the TM9SF4 gene encoding transmembrane 9 superfamily member 4 produces MAAAMDWLLWSLLLFSLTCDTRAFYVPGVAPINFHQNDPVEIKAVKLTSSRTQLPYEYYSLPFCQPSKITYKAENLGEVLRGDRIVNTPFQVLMNSEKKCEVLCSQTNKPVTLTVEQSRLVAERITEDYYVHLIADNLPVATRLELYSNRDGDDKKKEKDVQFEHGYRLGFTDVNKIYLHNHLSFILYYHREDLEEDQEHTYRVVRFEVIPQSIRLEDIKADEKSSCTLPEGTNSSPQEIDPTKENQLYFTYSVHWEESDIKWASRWDTYLTMSDVQIHWFSIINSVVVVFFLSGILSMIIIRTLRKDIANYNKEDDIEDTMEESGWKLVHGDVFRPPQYPMILSSLLGSGIQLFCMILIVIFVAMLGMLSPSSRGALMTTACFLFMFMGVFGGFSAGRLYRTLKGHRWKKGAFCTATLYPGVVFGICFVLNCFIWGKHSSGAVPFPTMVALLCMWFGISLPLVYLGYYFGFRKQPYDNPVRTNQIPRQIPEQRWYMNRFVGILMAGILPFGAMFIELFFIFSAIWENQFYYLFGFLFLVFIILVVSCSQISIVMVYFQLCAEDYRWWWRNFLVSGGSAFYVLVYAIFYFVNKLDIVEFIPSLLYFGYTALMVLSFWLLTGTIGFYAAYMFVRKIYAAVKID; encoded by the exons GATTGGTTGCTGTGGTCCCTGttgcttttctctctcacatGTGATACACGCGCCTTCTATGTTCCTGGGGTCGCACCAATCAACTTCCACCAGAACGACCCTGTAGAAATCAAG GCAGTGAAGCTCACCAGCTCTCGAACCCAGCTACCTTATGAATACTACTCGCTGCCCTTCTGCCAGCCCAGCAAAATAACCTACAAGGCAGAGAATCTGG GAGAGGTGCTGAGAGGGGACCGGATTGTCAACACCCCTTTCCAGGTGCTAATGAACAGCGAAAAGAAGTGTGAGGTTCTATGCAGCCAGACCAACAAGCCAGTGACCCTGACCGTGGAGCAGAGCCGGCTTGTGGCCGAACGGATCACTGAAGACTACTATGTCCACCT CATTGCCGACAACTTGCCTGTGGCCACCCGGCTGGAGCTCTACTCCAACCGCGACGGTGATgacaagaagaaggaaaaagatgtgCAGTTTGAACACGGCTACCGGCTCGGCTTCACGGATGTCAACAAG ATCTACCTGCACAATCACCTCTCGTTTATCCTTTACTACCACCGGGAGGACCTAGAAGAGGATCAGGAACATACATACCGAGTCGTCCGCTTCGAGGTGATTCCCCAGAGCATCAGGCTGGAGG aCATCAAAGCAGATGAGAAGAGTTCATGCACCCTGCCTGAGGGTACCAACTCCTCGCCCCAAGAAATTGATCCCACCAAGGAGAACCAACTGTACTTCACCTACTCTGTACACTGGGAG gAAAGTGACATCAAATGGGCATCTCGCTGGGATACTTATCTGACCATGAGTGATGTGCAGATTCACTGGTTTTCTATCATTAACTCTGTTGTGGTGGTCTTCTTCCTGTCAG GCATCCTGAGCATGATCATCATTCGGACCCTCCGGAAGGACATTGCCAACTATAACAAGGAGGATGACATT GAAGACACCATGGAAGAGTCTGGGTGGAAGCTGGTGCATGGTGATGTCTTCAGGCCCCCGCAGTATCCCATGATCCTCAGCTCCCTCCTGGGCTCAGGCATTCAGCTCTTCTGTATGATCCTCATCGTCATCT TCGTGGCCATGCTCGGGATGCTGTCGCCCTCCAGCCGGGGAGCTCTCATGACCACAGCCTGCTTCCTCTTCATGTTCATGGG GGTGTTTGGTGGATTTTCTGCTGGCCGTCTGTACCGCACTCTGAAAGGCCATCGGTGGAAGAAAGGAGCCTTCTGT ACGGCAACACTCTACCCTGGTGTGGTCTTTGGCATCTGCTTTGTTTTGAATTGCTTCATCTGGGGAAAGCACTCATCAGGAGCA GTGCCTTTTCCCACGATGGTGGCCCTGCTGTGCATGTGGTTTGGAATCTCCCTGCCCCTCGTCTACCTGGGCTACTACTTCGGCTTCCGCAAGCAGCCATATGACAACCCTGTGCGCACCAACCAGATTCCCCGGCAGATCCCTGAACAGCGATGGTACATGAACCGATTTGTTGG CATTCTTATGGCTGGGATCCTGCCCTTCGGTGCCATGTTCATCGAgcttttcttcatcttcagt GCAATCTGGGAGAATCAGTTCTATTACCTTTTTGGCTTCCTGTTCCTTGTCTTCATCATCCTGGTGGTGTCGTGTTCACAAATCAGCATCGTCATGGTGTACTTCCAGCTATGTGCAGAG GATTACCGCTGGTGGTGGAGGAATTTCCTAGTCTCCGGGGGATCTGCATTCTATGTCCTCGTCTATgccatcttttattttgttaacaag